From the genome of Malus domestica chromosome 04, GDT2T_hap1, one region includes:
- the LOC103408372 gene encoding uncharacterized protein produces MTSYRHGPGYSTGPAYSTGQGYSTGPAYSTGPAYSTGPAYTTGSNGVRPYTNEWGQTRHGSPPGGNYGYAATGDNWSIRPSSPPRQTIEPARTYGSYPNQSGYNRPPGYGDYSDQYSTNKPYKHSNTARYDNYDDNPHNRKHNSGAMGTAINMIANGSGHSAKPNRGSLLAAARPVRGDGRLSMPMDDMERALHYLTESSKPKDKYSYK; encoded by the exons ATGACTAGCTACCGTCATGGACCAGGCTACTCTACCGGACCAGCTTACTCCACCGGACAAGGCTACTCCACCGGACCAGCTTACTCCACCGGACCCGCCTACTCCACCGGACCAGCCTACACCACCGGAAGCAACGGGGTAAGACCGTACACCAACGAGTGGGGCCAAACAAG GCATGGCTCTCCCCCAGGTGGAAATTACGGCTATGCTGCCACCGGAGACAACTGGAGTATCAGGCCTTCGAGCCCTCCACGACAGACCATTGAGCCAGCAAGAACTTATGGCAGCTACCCTAATCAAAGTGGATACAATAGGCCTCCAGGATATGGTGATTACAGTGATCAGTACAGCACCAACAAGCCGTACAAACATTCCAACACCGCTAGGTACGACAACTATGATGACAACCCACACAACCGCAAACATAACAGTGGTGCCATGGGAACAGCAATTAACATGATAGCTAACGGTAGTGGCCACAGCGCTAAGCCAAACCGTGGATCACTACTGGCGGCTGCACGTCCAGTTCGAGGGGATGGCAGGCTCAGCATGCCAATGGATGACATGGAGAGAGCCCTGCACTACTTGACGGAGAGTTCAAAGCCCAAGGACAAATATTCCTACAAGTAA